A single genomic interval of Coleofasciculaceae cyanobacterium harbors:
- a CDS encoding NnrU family protein, whose translation MTEVSWLTNSHWIMVSLLLGFAIAHSGLAALRSWAEAKIGARLYRVIFALVSIPFATILIIYFFNHRYDGLQLWQVQGVPGVKTTVWVLSAISFIFLYPATFNLLEIAAVQKPQVYLFETGIIRITRHPQMVGQVIWCIAHTLWLGTTFTLVTSLGLIAHHLFAVWHGDRRLSQRYGEAFEKVKARTSIIPFLAIADGRQTIKWQEYLRPAYLGIAAFVMLFWWAHPWLMQMTSRVYW comes from the coding sequence ATGACAGAAGTTAGCTGGTTAACCAATAGCCACTGGATCATGGTGAGTTTATTGTTGGGATTTGCCATTGCTCATAGTGGTTTGGCTGCATTACGTTCGTGGGCAGAAGCTAAGATCGGAGCAAGATTATATCGAGTAATCTTTGCTTTAGTAAGCATTCCTTTTGCGACTATTTTAATTATCTACTTTTTTAATCACCGTTATGATGGGCTGCAATTATGGCAGGTGCAAGGAGTGCCAGGCGTTAAAACTACTGTCTGGGTGTTATCAGCTATTTCCTTTATCTTCCTTTATCCAGCAACCTTTAACCTATTAGAGATTGCTGCGGTGCAAAAACCTCAAGTATATCTATTTGAAACAGGGATTATTCGCATTACTCGTCATCCACAAATGGTAGGACAAGTGATTTGGTGTATTGCGCACACTCTCTGGCTGGGGACAACCTTTACCTTGGTTACATCACTCGGATTAATTGCCCATCATTTATTTGCCGTCTGGCATGGCGATCGCCGCTTAAGTCAAAGATATGGCGAAGCTTTCGAGAAAGTTAAGGCACGCACCTCAATTATTCCCTTTTTAGCGATCGCTGATGGTCGTCAAACAATTAAGTGGCAAGAATATTTACGCCCTGCTTATTTGGGAATAGCTGCTTTTGTCATGTTGTTTTGGTGGGCGCATCCTTGGCTAATGCAGATGACTTCAAGAGTATACTGGTGA
- a CDS encoding LysR family transcriptional regulator: MSDIPFTLDQLRILKAISTEGSFKRAADSLYVSQPAVSLQVQNLEKQLNVPLFDRGGRRAQLTEAGHLLLSYGERVISLCQETCRAIEDLQNLQGGTLIVGASQTTGTYLIPRMIGLFREKYSDVSVQLQVHSTRRTSWAVANGQVDLAIIGGEVPTELQDVLNIIPYADDELALILPPNHTLAQESVIQKEDLYKLKFITLDSQSTIRKVIDKVLSRYEIDPKRLKIEMELNSIEAIKNAVQSGLGAAFVSTTAIEKELEMGILHRAKIKEVDIGRTLAVIVNPNRYCSKAAEAFSKEILPKFSTKEEFKHLESLYKNTVEIS; the protein is encoded by the coding sequence ATGTCTGATATTCCTTTTACATTGGATCAACTTCGTATACTTAAGGCAATTTCCACAGAAGGAAGCTTTAAGCGGGCTGCGGACAGTCTCTATGTGTCTCAACCCGCCGTCAGCCTACAAGTACAAAATTTGGAAAAGCAGTTAAATGTACCTTTGTTTGACCGTGGTGGACGTAGAGCGCAGTTAACCGAAGCAGGGCATTTATTATTAAGCTATGGTGAGAGAGTAATCTCATTATGTCAAGAAACCTGTCGGGCGATCGAAGATTTGCAGAATCTCCAGGGTGGGACTCTAATTGTCGGCGCATCTCAAACTACAGGAACATATTTAATTCCCCGGATGATTGGTTTGTTCCGCGAAAAGTATTCTGATGTATCGGTACAGCTTCAGGTACACTCAACACGTCGTACTTCTTGGGCGGTAGCCAATGGACAGGTAGATCTAGCAATTATTGGGGGAGAAGTTCCTACAGAATTGCAGGATGTACTTAACATTATTCCTTATGCTGATGATGAACTAGCTTTAATCTTGCCTCCCAATCATACGTTGGCGCAGGAAAGTGTCATCCAAAAAGAAGATTTGTATAAGCTAAAGTTTATTACCTTAGACTCTCAATCTACAATTCGTAAGGTAATTGATAAAGTTTTGAGCCGCTACGAAATTGACCCCAAGCGATTAAAGATTGAAATGGAGCTAAATTCTATTGAGGCAATTAAAAACGCAGTGCAGTCTGGTTTAGGGGCTGCTTTTGTCTCAACCACGGCGATCGAAAAAGAGTTGGAGATGGGAATATTGCATCGCGCCAAAATTAAAGAGGTTGATATAGGAAGAACTTTAGCAGTAATTGTTAATCCAAATCGCTATTGCTCTAAAGCAGCAGAAGCATTTAGTAAGGAAATTTTACCCAAGTTTTCTACCAAAGAAGAATTTAAACACCTTGAGAGTCTGTATAAGAACACCGTAGAGATTAGCTAA